The sequence atgacccacaagtataggggatctatcgtagtcctttcgataagtaagagtgtcgaacccaacgaggagcagaaggaaatgataagcagttttcagtaaggttttctctgcaagcactgaaatagtaggtgatagatagttttgtgataagataaataataacgagcaaaagtaaataaagtaaataaggtgcagcaaggtggcccaatcctttatgtagcaaaggataagcctggacaaattctaataaggatgaaggagctcccgagaacacattgggaattatcgtcaagctagtttcatcacattcatatgattcgcgttcggtactttgataatttgatatgtgggtagaccgacacttgggtactgccctaacttggacaagcatcccacttatgattaacccctattgcaagcgtccgcaactacaaaaaggagtattaaggtaaacctaaccacaacattaaacatatgggtccatatgaacccctaacgaagcaattcataaactagggtttaagattctgtcactctagcaactcatcatctacttattacttccctatgccttcctctaggcccaaataatggtgaagtgtcatgtagtcgatgttcacataacacaactagaggagagacaacatacatctcatcaaaatatcaaacgcataccaaattcacatgactactaatagcaagacttcacccatgtcctcaggaactaaagtaactactcacaaagcataatcatgttcataatcagatgtgtaataatatgcattaaggatctgaacatataatcttccaccaagtaaaccaataagtatcaactacaaggagtaatcaacactactagcaacccacaggtaccaatttgtggttttggatacaagattggatacaagagatcaactagggtttgagaggagatggtgctggtgaagatgttgatgaatattgaccccctcccgatgagaggatcattggtgatgacgttggtgatgaattccccctcccggagggaagtgtccccggcagaacagctccaccagagccctagattgattccgccaaggttccgcctcgtggcggcggagtttcatcctgtaagcttgcccacaatttttccaggacaaaacccttcatatagcagaagatggtcgccggaggcccaccagggggcccaggagatagggggcgtgccctatgggggggcgccccctgcctcctggcagggtgtgggccccctggcctatttcttttgctcataattccttaataaatccaaaaagtggtttcgtggagtttcaagacttttggagttgtgcagaataggtttccaacgtttgctcctttttcagccagaattccagctgccggcattctccctcttcatggtaaaccttgtaaaataagagagaatagccataagtattgagatataatgtgtaataacagcccataatgcaataaatattgatataaaagcatgatgcaaaatggacgtatcaactcccccaagcttagacctcgcttgtcctcaagcagaagccaaGATCGAGaaatatgaccacatgtttagagatagaggtgtcgataaaaataaaatacggacatgagggcatcatgatcattctaataacaacaacatatatatagattttgtcatatgatttcctatgttcaagtaataagcaattcacaatgtcaagtatgggtcataaacttcattgggaactaacagactataatctcagtcattgaagcaattacaatttatcgtaacatcagaaagagtcaataatagagcttttcagcaggatcacatactcaactatctcgtagtcccccataattgttaacactcactcaattcttgtggttatagagtttcagccggacactaagaaagataggggcttattatgttgcctcccaacatattcacctttaggtgatgtcaacaataatagcctatgccaacttacattcaatttgatatatgtatcatgacctttcaaacacgagaagcttgccaaaggataaaatgaaaaagtggaagggtgaggatcaccttgactcaagcataaagtaaaaacataaagtagaagataggcccttcgcagagggaagcagaggttgtcatgcacttttagggttggatacacaaaatcttaatgcaaaagaacgtcactttgtattgccccttgtatgtggacctttattatgtactctgtcgcttttattacttccacaacaagttcgtacaaagcttattttctctgcattaataagtcatgcatatttagagagcaatttttattgcttgcaccaatgacagcttacttgaaggatcttactcaatccatagataggtatggtggactctcatggcaaaactgggtttaagggagtctggaagcacaagtagtatctctacttggtgcaaggagttttggctagcatgaggggcaaaggcaagctcaacatgttcagaaggtcactgacaatatactttaactgagatgtcggaaaacataaaccattacgttgtcttccttgtccaacatcaattcttttagcatgtcatacttaatgagtgcttcacaatcataaaagatgtccaagataatatatttatatgtgaacccctctttccttatcacttcctattaattgcaacgatgaccaaggctatgttcatcaactctcaacaatttttatgcctcatactttctatgtgtgaagttatcactatccataagatcaatatgaactcttttgttctttctactttctcaagatcatagcaacatagcaaagcccttgactcaacactaatctttattatagatagcacacggactcgcttacaaaaagagatcacaacgaaaactcaaaactacttgatatcaaaactttgaactaatagatcaagatactactaaaaggatcgaactaaataaagcggtaaagataggagtgtgatggtgatacgataccgtggcacctcccccaagcttggcagtttccaaggaggatgcccatacccatgtgattatttcttctgtggtgatggaggtggtgatgatgatggtggataatcgcacattgagcgtaaaagctcctccaacttgcggataatgcccttgagcccagcaatatgatctttcaacaaaatattctcctgtgtgagatacttgttttgtatgcgggctaactcaatcatctagaaagcctcaatctctgttggagtgaaaaggttaggtaaagggctagggatgtcttcttctttcaccaccggagcgtgaacctccatggccttcttgatcccttcatccttgttgatctcttctggttcctctcttttcaactctatcttcaatagccaggcatccttgtctttgttgttgtaggagggagaagtcatggtgctctaaatctgcaataggaacagctcgaaacgaaaacagaggatatttgcgtgatacggtggccaaaaccttcgggagtatatataatgaatttttaccgaccaaaatacgtgacatacaagaaaacggagtccaggaggcacatgaggtgcccacgagacaggggggcgcgccctcctctctcgtgggagccttgtgtccctttcggactacttctttcttcctaaaattcttaaataatccaaaactgatgaaaattaccattagagttgttttggagtcggtaaacttaccgtaccacgtacctatgccttttcggagtctggaacgttctggaaagtgtctcttatgtactcctctgggttATGGTtttaataatattagtttcaacattgatagggttacctaaaatataatgcttgattctttgacccATTAACCACCctaggatttgtgccttcaaagttgttaaattttatagcaccggaacggtagacctcctcgataacgtagggaccttcccattttgagagaagttttcctgcaaaaaatcttaaacgagagttgaataataacacataatctcctacattaaactcaggCTTTGGTTTCTCCTCTGCAAAGAGCTTAGTAGAGCTAACATGCCATGTCATTGAGAATACAACGTCACTTGAGGGCCTGACATTGGACACCACAACAGGACATCCTTCGTATAGCTGTTTAACTCAACAATATTGGAAAGTGCATGCTGTTAGACGGGGATTTTATGGTGGAAGTTCGTAAAGGGCTCTTGGCTATCAGGACATATGTTGAGCCAAAAGTTCCTTCCAGAGTCAAGCTAAATGTTGTGGAGCCTTGCCGCCGATGCCATGATCAACCACTGATCATATGTTGAACTTCATATGCAAGTTATCATAAGTACCCTATGATTCCTGTGTAAGTTAAACCAGAACGTCGAGGaaccttgctgctgctgctacccGGGTTATACACCCCAAACCCAATGTTTAACGTGTAACTAGTAGGCTCGTGTGTTGCCATGTAAGTGGACCTCCTGCCACTGCAATGTTTCTAGGTGTAGGTGCAAGCAAAGTACTATAACTGTAATGGACAGAAAATTGTTGATCCGTAAAAGATGTACTCCCAGTATCCAGTAGAGCCACTGCTCCTTTTCCATTGAGATAGATGACCACAGTGGGTGTGGAAGGGGAGCACCACTGATGGCTTGGGCAGAAATGAACATCACATTTTCTGTGTTGTTCCCTGTATTTCAGGTTCTTCAGTGTCAGTTTGCTGTTGGCCAGTATGATCTTCCTGCATGATATGAATATTTGGTACTAATTTGCTCTAGTGGCTTTGAACCCATTTATCACAACATCTCCAACATTCTCCCACTTTTCTAGTTTTATGAAACTTAACATTTGGCAGCTCTAATTGTTTCGAAGGTTGTTGTTGTTGGACAGGCATATGAACATGAACATATCTCTGAGGCACAACATTGTTTGGTTTCTTATAGAAGTTTGTGCAAGGGACACGGGTCTTTTGTGATGGATTTCATGAACCGATCTTTCATTTCCTGTTCATATGCTTTCAAATATCTCGGCCATAACTGCCTCTGTCGGTGTTGATTGAACTGGCTAAATGCTGGAGTATAAGCTTGTGCTGGGGACTGGTTCTGGGGAGTGTGTTCATTTCCACTTTCTGGTGCCTGCTGTGTACGCATGCCAAGGGGTAACATATGGCCTGGTAATCCTGATAGGTGGTGAATTATCACACTGCCTGTTGTATCCCTTCTCCATTTCCTGTTGTTTTTGAAGAAGATCGGTTCTAGCATTTTGATGTTCTGCTTGAGCCTGCTGTAGTATAGGTGACTTGATGATGTGCTCTGTTTCACCTACTAGTGGTTGTTTTTCAGGTGCATCACGAGAACATTGGGGTTGCATAGATTTAAGCACTGTACTCATAGCGGCCGGGCGCCATCGATTTCGTAGGGCATTTGTATCAATCTAACCATAATGGCAGAAATGGGGAATCAAGTCATCAACGCAACCTTAGCCACAACCTGGCTTATGTAGGCAGGGTTTAACCTTCAGATAAGTGGCGGTAAACAGGATTTTCTTTTTGACGATGGCGGTAAACAGGATTAACAACAGCTGGATGGTAATAAACAATAAAAAGGAGGATAACCCCGGTCGCTCTTCTCGTGAAGAGTGACCACCAGAGGAACAGGATAGGGGATCGAGACGAAAGGCACAGGGcagggcagaggaagaagatggcttCAGTTTTCGTTTCTGTTGGAGGCCCTTTTCGTGCCTACTGCTTCACTCTCGCTGGCCAACGGTCCGTGTCCACCAAGCCCTGGGAAGTCTGCTGCTCTGGTTCGGCCTTAATCGATTCTTCCGGCGACTGCATGCGCTAGAGCAAGCCACCGAGCGGCGACGCCAGATCCGTTGGCGAGAGGGTGCCTCGTTGGTCGTTGTCGTTGGCTCGTTGCCCGAGAGCTCCAGCAGCAGCGGACAGGCTTGCGTGCGCGCTTATGGGCTGGCCCAGTCGTCGTCTCGCTCGCTAAACGGGCCCGAGGTAACGTGATCAGGCGAGGCTCCTATGTTTTTTTCGGGAATCCTGGCCCATATCAAATTACCTTACGTTTCCGTGAGATAGGAGAGATAGAGATATACTACTGGTGGGCTGGGTGCCCTGGCCTGGCGCCGTGTTCGATCCAAATCGAGATTCCATACTCGCGACAGCGAGATCCAAATCGAGATTTCTCGACCCTTAGGTCTCGTCGAACCAGGGTCAGCTGATGCTCAATCGGGTGATGTCGATGCAGCGGGAAAGTCGTCGCCTGCAAATCCAACCCCATAGTAAGTCACCACCTCGCTGTTTTTTTCATCTGTACCCAGTTCCTTCTTTTTGGAACAAGACCAGGTGAGGCAAGCAGATTCTTGTAGGTCGATCTAACCTAGTGTCTATTTGAGCGtaaatttttgttttttttctcataAAGAAAACTGTTTGAGTAAGCTAGGTTTCTATGGTCTAGTGtaaaaaaaacgtcttacattatgggacggagggagtagtagtataaaAGGATTTTTTGGATCAATTTGGGGAAAGAtcaatttttgtgtgtgttgttcaTATGTACCCATGTTATGAAAATTTGCTATAACATCAGTGTGGCCACTCAAATACACAGTAAACATACATTGGGTTTGAGAGGACCCATGTGTTTTCCATGCTAGAGTTAGCAGGTGGCTGCTGATCCTTGGCAACACAACAGAGGGGAAACCAAGTCGACTGTCTACGCACCCTCTGAATTATGTGTTCCCCTGTCttgttttgtttgtttgtgcaCCGTCGACGATGTACGGGgtacttttttttttttttgcaatcatGTACGGGGTACTTGGGTGGTATTACAATGTCTTATACCAATGTATATGGTCATTCAAAAGTCTTTTCCTTTAATTGAAATGAAACTTGGGTGTCTAGCTCGAAAAGCGTTATTTCTGTTGACTAAAGTTGGACAAGAACTATTTCTCTTTCAGCATGTGCATATACATGCTTCACTTTTTTTCTTCTTATAACTTTCCACCTGTAATCATGCTTATGTATTGCAGATGGACCAGCTGATTCAACGGTTCACAGAAAGGACTCAACCTGCACAGAAGACCATTGTTCCCAAGGTGGTGAACCACAATGCCCTGGGCCACATCTTCCAGAGGTACGCCATGAAACGGTGATGATGGGATATGAATGCTCTAACTATACTAATTGGTTGAGCTGTGCTTGGTGAAGTATTTAGTATGAATATATCCTTAGTGCTGCAACATGCCACAGTCCTACTGCATTAGTAGCTTTGTTTTCTTTGAACTGCCTGCAGAAAAATGCCTGTCATGAGTGTTGGAACTCAATCTTCACGAGAGGCCCCGTCCTTTCCTTGATACATTTTTTTTAATTCAGATGACTAGCCATTTTTGTGCCCATGTATGCTACAGTATATAAATATCCAGAGTGTATATATCTACTAATAATCTGACTTATGATGTTATTTTATACAACTCCCTCCCGTTAAAAGCTCAACATTTTGACCGCATTATTTTTACTAGTCTGATTGACATTGGGCTCTTAAACCAGTAAATAATCTTGACCCACATTAGTTCGAGCAACCCTTCTGATATAAGGGCAGCTGCTCATTTCCTGCAGTGAAATGATATTTTTTTGTACAGAAAATTTCTTCTGCGGTGACACAGTTATCTCCATCCTTATTTGTATTGCAGTTCTATATAACAGAGATTGATGGTAAGACTGTTCCAGTTAACATGATCGCATCTAGATTATGAGCGAGTTTAGGACCATATAAAGTGTACGCCTTCATACTACCAGAACTCGGAAGTGGTCAATCTGGACGGATTTTTTTGGATATGTCGCTATTGTTGGAAGTGCTAGACTGCTAAGGTTACTGCACGCAACCTTTTATCCCGGTGTTAGTGGATGGTGCTCTGTATAAGTAGTCATTTAATTTGCCATCATGACGAAATTAGGTTGTGTCTATGAAGTTGCCTCACAATACGACATAAATGTGCGTACATGTGAGTTCGATGAAATGCAATGGTTTCACTCGTAGTAACTAGCCGATACTAAGACTATCTTTCAGAACCAGTAATAAGACATTTAGGAGAGTAACCACCCTTTACTCAGCGGTCAGCACAATTGCATAGTGTGCCTCTGTATCACGTTGCAATTATGTGCAAGCACTTGGGCTAAAATGTTACTCTATGTTTTTTTTCATTCTTTTGTCCATTTGAAATAATTATTCGTGGCCATGTTCAGCTTTTCTCACATGTTTGTGCATGCAGGATATCTGGTGTCATATATTCTCCCTACTGCCAATGCAAGATGCTGCTCGAACTGCCTGCGTGTCTCATGCATTTAAACGTTCTTGGAGATGCTATCCAAACCTTGCTTTCAACGCGAAAGCACTGGGCATGGATGAAagatcatgtggagaggatgaaatagTAAGAAATTTCACCAGCAGAGTTGACAACATTTTGAAAAATCACTCATGCATTGCCATCAAAACACTCGAGATTGTTTTCCGTTATTACGATGACAAGGTATGTAACCTTGATGGCTGGCTTCAGACTGCTATTACACCAGGGATTGAAGAACTCACTGTTCAGCTATCTACAAAGTCACGAAAGCATTATAACTTTCCGTGGTCACTTTTGGCTAATGAGAATGGAAAATTGATTCAGTATCTAAAGCTTTCTTGTTGTGCTTTCTCTCCCACTGTCGGGCTGTGCTTGAAAAGTTTGTCAAGACTTGAGCTATTTGATGTTAATATTACGAGGGATCAGATGGGGTCCCTTCTTCACAATTTTTTTGCTTTGCAACGGATGCAACTCAAGAATTGCAATAACATAACTTGCTTAAAGATGCCATTTCATCTGCAACAGCTCAAATACCTGGAAGTGCTTCACTGCAGCAGCCTGAAGGTTATAGAGATAGAAGCTCCAAACTTATCTAATTTTCAATTTATGGGTCTCTGCCAAGTACAACTATCACTTGGAGTAGCATTGCAATTCAAGAAGTTTGACATGTCCTTCCCCGGTGTTGTCAGTTATGCATGCACTAATCTTTTGTCCAACTTGCAATATGTTGAAGCTCTTTCTCTATGTTCACGTCATGAGGTATACACTAAATCCTTTGGTATCTTTACACTTTTAATATGCATAGTATGATTGATTTGAGATATTTTTGTGTAGATAATTGATACACCAGTGTTACCTAGCAAATTCTTACATCTCAAGCACTTGAGTGTTGATCTTAATGCAATGACATTTCCGCCGACCTACGACTATTGTTCTCTAATATCCCTTTTTGATGCTTCTCCTTCCTTGGAGACCCTTGTCCTGAATGTAAGTCACTCTCCATCTTGTAAGGATATTTAGTTACAATGATGGAACTATTAATCCAGCCATATTGGCATGTCATCTTTAGGTGTTGCAGAGAAAGATGTTGCACGAATCAATCGTCGGAGATACATCAAATTTGAGGCAGATACCAGGACACCGCCATGATAGGCTTAAGACAGTGAAGATCATTGGTTTCTCCTCTGCGAAGAGCGTAGTAGAGCTAACATGCCATATCATTGAGAATACAGCGTCACTTCAGTGCCTTACATTGGACACCACAACAGGACATCCTTGGCATAGCTGTTTGACCAACTATAGTGGAAAGTGCTTGCATTTGCGCGTAGATTTTCTGGTGGAAGTTGGTAAAGGGCTCTTGGCTATCAAGACATACGTTGAGCCAAAAGTTCCCTCAAGAGTCAAGCTAAATGTTGTGGAGCCTTGTCGCCGATGCCATGATCTTGAACCGCTGTCATGATCTCGAACTTCATTTGCAAGTTATCATAAGCACCCTATGGTTCCTGTGTAAGTAGGCCGCGTGTTACCCTTGAATACTTCCTCTGTTCTAGTAGAATATATATGGTGAGTATGGATAGTTTCTAACGAAAAGCTCCTTTGACGCACGGCGTCCACGTCCGCTGGTATGCATGTCTAGACTATCTAACTGCATATGAATAACCAAATCGCATTTATGTAGCCATGTATAGGGGATGTGGCTCTCAGATACATTAGGTAGTACTATTTCACACGGGACAATTTTGTTTTTGCTACTCTAGATTTtaccaattttccttatgccactccagattttgacatttcacttttgtcattcttagtttttgacaattatcacaattgacattcccatggcaaaagcaaaattttcagagtggcaattatgatacatttcaaaagctaagaggggcaaaaatgaaataaatttattttgcttttgccacggaatggtaGTTCCGATAATTGTGAAAAGCTAAGAATGGCAAAAgcgaaatgtcaaaatctagaatgGCATAAGAAAAAGGCTAGTActgggcgccggcgcaccggccgaaactttcggccggtccAGCCCTAGTCGTTCGATTCACGTAATAATAACCGTCCAGATTGCATCTCCTCCCTTGCGCGTGGGTCAAAGCCTCCTCCATCCTCACGTACAGGCTCGTTGTCGTCGGTAGCTTGCTCGCCGGAGCCGCTTGTCGGCGCGCTCGTCGAAGCCGCTCGCCGGACCTGCTCGTTGGCTCACTCGCCGGAGCTGCTCGTCGGCCTGCTCGTCGGcttcctcgccggagctgctcgTCGGGTTGCTCGTCGGAGCCGCCGCTCGCCTGCATGCTCGTCGGCGCGCTCGCCTGCATGCTCGTCGGAGCTGCTCGCCGGTGCGCCATGTGCGATCGAACTTTGCCATGGCCGTTGCAGCAAATCACGTCGCCGGACGCAGCTTTTTTTGtggccggttgtagcaaaaatcacGAAGCCATGTGCGATGTAGCAAAATGCGACACCGGTGGTAGCAAAATACGATGCCGGTTGTAGCATATTGTGATGCCAGTTGAAGCATCTAGCAAAAAAGATGTTGGTTTCAGCATCCCTGTGACAACGGTGGTCACATGTAGCAAAAAACATGGTGGCCATGCGATGTAGCAAAAAGCGACGTTAGATGTAACTGTGTGGGACGCCGGTTGTAACAATTTGTGACAACGGTGGTAACATGCAGAAAAAACACGGGGCCGTATGATGTAGCAAATCGTGAAGCCGGTTGTAGCTGCGTGGGAAGCAGCTTGTAGCAATTTGAGACAACGGTTGTAGCATTAAGGAAACTACGATGTGGGCTGGAGGTAGAAGAAGGGGAAGATATAAGATAGAAAAGAGAGCCAGATGCGTAGGACCCGCCATGTGCGGGAGCAGTTTTACATGCAGCAGTTTTGCGGAGAGCCAGGTGTGTAGGACCCGCCATGTGCGGGAGCAGTTTTGCATGCAGCAGTTTTGCATGCGGCTGCGCGTGCGGGTCGTACTGCATGTGCGGGGGTTTGGGTGTGAGCGCGAGCGGACGGCGGAAAGTTCGGTCGGCGCGCCGTTTCGAAACATTTCCCTaagaaaaattggcaaaatctagagtgacAAAAACAAAATTTCCCATTTCACGTCACGTGCTCACGTATTGGAACAAGTCTGGTAGTACTGGATATGTCCATCGTCTCGACGGGCAGTGTCCGAACAAGTGCCGGAATCATGTTTGCATGCAGTACCAGTTTTGGCACAATGAAAGAGGGCAACTCTGACCGGTCAACCCAAAAGGACGCAGATTGTCCGTTTGGATCGGTCGGGCGGACGAGTGTGTTCGCTTTTGGTAATAAAGGGTGGTGTGCCCAACACGGCCGACGCATTAGCCCGCGCGGTcttaaataaaaaaaattaaatagGCATATAAAACATTTAGATTAAAAAAATGTATATTAAGAAAACATAATTAAACATATGCAAAGTCATATGGTTGCGCTGATCCTGATCCATGTGACAGTGATACTATGGTAACTCCATTACCGTAGTGATCAGGGGCGGATCCTTTTGTGGACGGACCATGTTTCATCCTTTTTTTGGACTTTCTTTGAGAATTtgatatgcactagtagaaaaagatccatttgtcccggtttataAGGTCCGTTTGTCCCGGTTCGgtaaccgggactaaaaggtcggtactaaagcccaatacctttagttccggttcttatACGAATCGGGACAGAtgaggctccacgtggccgctgcggcttgcccaggcaggatggccttttgtcccggttggtagcaccaaccgagattaaaaggcatccacgcgtcagcagttcaggggttgaggttttttttctgaaggggggtggggtttttgggggttttgtaggattaatttaggggtttcatatattgtgttagttagctaatagagagaagtgtcctctcttatctctgtgctttGTCGACGCTactactatacatatagagaggactcgacacgctagctattaagcaaatgaaggaaatcattaagtacacaagatcgtcatgaacatatacaaagagaagtgatcgacctctctttctccgagagattggttgaacaacaagttttcgtatatctatccgacactactagctacatatatacaatataagatctcttacaatccccctAACATCTGatgtcaagttccacatggtattctccgtcttcatctatgacgtggtcaagaaagaatcccgccaattcctcttgaattgcttttatgcgatcttatggtaggagttcatcccgcagctGCCAaagctaatttgaagaagggggtcaatacatatatatgaatgaaactcaacacaaatgatggtaataaaataaaattgtgaatattgttgcttacgcacttcataatcttctttagagtagccccgcttagaggTCGTCACGTTGTAGAtgtactcgcaaatgtagtatccacaaaaattatTCTCAGcgtcctgccacaaccactttaagAGAAATGGagatcaatcaaactgataatcaagcactataaatggtattgatgaaactagctagaatcaatgggagatgcgcggaactagctagtagtacttactttcgggtgtgtaaatcgcatctccctcggcagtcccggagcttctgcggtgaacactttccaaaccctgcgagacaaagaaaataattacttgatatcaggaaatgaacaaagttgccgatatggtgcgataatgatcgattgaacttacttctggagatTTCAGTCATGGCCGCATACTCCTTGAGATCTTTtcatcttgagtctaagacggttactagtccctgcgcAAGCttatctctaggagaataaagtgaaagctgcgcacgcatgcataactcatcaattacattactataacctcgagtaataagggaaaccgaatatgcacaagacagtaacactcacttgaattcgtaaggaacgagtattttatctttgttttgattttgaagcaacgaTTTTAGTAAGTTGGCCTCGACTCCTTTGGCATCATGTTTAACCGTCCATTCATCTATGAGAtgtgtgttaatgaacccaatatcatagatttgccttttcttgcattcgacgatcttcaatctgcataatatagtgaggataattatatatacatgcaatgaaagagctgagctatatatagagacttaattacagaagtagtacttacagacagtagcaagtgatgattattttatcgagggccttttgattgaaaaactggaagaactcctcaaatggaacagacaacagatcaattccaacgaggtcgcgctcctctttaactctcagcatcaaaatATCATTCACAGACTTGCAGGTGTCCA comes from Triticum aestivum cultivar Chinese Spring chromosome 5B, IWGSC CS RefSeq v2.1, whole genome shotgun sequence and encodes:
- the LOC123112494 gene encoding F-box/FBD/LRR-repeat protein At3g26920 isoform X1; its protein translation is MLNRVMSMQRESRRLQIQPHNGPADSTVHRKDSTCTEDHCSQGGEPQCPGPHLPEDIWCHIFSLLPMQDAARTACVSHAFKRSWRCYPNLAFNAKALGMDERSCGEDEIVRNFTSRVDNILKNHSCIAIKTLEIVFRYYDDKVCNLDGWLQTAITPGIEELTVQLSTKSRKHYNFPWSLLANENGKLIQYLKLSCCAFSPTVGLCLKSLSRLELFDVNITRDQMGSLLHNFFALQRMQLKNCNNITCLKMPFHLQQLKYLEVLHCSSLKVIEIEAPNLSNFQFMGLCQVQLSLGVALQFKKFDMSFPGVVSYACTNLLSNLQYVEALSLCSRHEIIDTPVLPSKFLHLKHLSVDLNAMTFPPTYDYCSLISLFDASPSLETLVLNVLQRKMLHESIVGDTSNLRQIPGHRHDRLKTVKIIGFSSAKSVVELTCHIIENTASLQCLTLDTTTGHPWHSCLTNYSGKCLHLRVDFLVEVGKGLLAIKTYVEPKVPSRVKLNVVEPCRRCHDLEPLS
- the LOC123112494 gene encoding uncharacterized protein isoform X3 gives rise to the protein MLNRVMSMQRESRRLQIQPHNGPADSTVHRKDSTCTEDHCSQGGEPQCPGPHLPEDIWCHIFSLLPMQDAARTACVSHAFKRSWRCYPNLAFNAKALGMDERSCGEDEILKYLEVLHCSSLKVIEIEAPNLSNFQFMGLCQVQLSLGVALQFKKFDMSFPGVVSYACTNLLSNLQYVEALSLCSRHEIIDTPVLPSKFLHLKHLSVDLNAMTFPPTYDYCSLISLFDASPSLETLVLNVLQRKMLHESIVGDTSNLRQIPGHRHDRLKTVKIIGFSSAKSVVELTCHIIENTASLQCLTLDTTTGHPWHSCLTNYSGKCLHLRVDFLVEVGKGLLAIKTYVEPKVPSRVKLNVVEPCRRCHDLEPLS
- the LOC123112494 gene encoding uncharacterized protein isoform X2 — its product is MLNRVMSMQRESRRLQIQPHNGPADSTVHRKDSTCTEDHCSQGGEPQCPGPHLPEDIWCHIFSLLPMQDAARTACVSHAFKRSWRCYPNLAFNAKALGMDERSCGEDEIVRNFTSRVDNILKNHSCIAIKTLEIVFRYYDDKLKYLEVLHCSSLKVIEIEAPNLSNFQFMGLCQVQLSLGVALQFKKFDMSFPGVVSYACTNLLSNLQYVEALSLCSRHEIIDTPVLPSKFLHLKHLSVDLNAMTFPPTYDYCSLISLFDASPSLETLVLNVLQRKMLHESIVGDTSNLRQIPGHRHDRLKTVKIIGFSSAKSVVELTCHIIENTASLQCLTLDTTTGHPWHSCLTNYSGKCLHLRVDFLVEVGKGLLAIKTYVEPKVPSRVKLNVVEPCRRCHDLEPLS